In Deinococcus sp. HSC-46F16, the following are encoded in one genomic region:
- a CDS encoding SDR family oxidoreductase produces MTQQMGQKEGKSAFVTGASKGIGLEVARALTGAGYAVTITSRKQGEIEAAAREIGGRTRGVVCDVRDPQALQQAVDAHVGAFGGLDVLFVNAGLGHFANVEDLTTEQWQEVIDTNLSGAFYTVKAGLSALKRRGGYIFTLSSLAGKNPFAGGGAYNASKFGLNGLSEVLTLDLRQHGIKVTQIMPGSVATFFGGHTPNEADAWKIQPEDIAQLTLDLLAMPERTLPSRIEVRPSRPPQK; encoded by the coding sequence ATGACGCAGCAGATGGGGCAAAAAGAAGGCAAGAGCGCCTTTGTCACCGGGGCCAGCAAGGGCATCGGGCTGGAGGTGGCGCGGGCGCTCACGGGAGCCGGGTACGCGGTGACGATCACCAGCCGCAAGCAGGGCGAAATCGAGGCCGCTGCCCGTGAGATCGGGGGACGCACGCGTGGCGTGGTCTGCGACGTGCGCGACCCGCAGGCCCTCCAGCAAGCGGTGGACGCCCACGTGGGGGCCTTCGGCGGCCTCGACGTGCTGTTCGTGAATGCGGGGCTGGGCCACTTCGCCAACGTCGAGGACCTGACCACCGAGCAGTGGCAGGAGGTCATCGACACCAACCTCAGCGGGGCCTTCTATACGGTCAAGGCGGGGCTGAGCGCCCTCAAGCGGCGGGGCGGATACATCTTCACCCTGTCGAGCCTCGCGGGGAAGAACCCCTTCGCGGGCGGCGGGGCGTACAACGCGAGCAAGTTCGGCCTCAACGGCCTGTCGGAAGTGCTCACCCTCGACCTGCGCCAGCACGGCATCAAGGTGACCCAGATCATGCCCGGCAGCGTGGCGACCTTTTTTGGCGGGCACACCCCCAACGAGGCCGACGCCTGGAAGATTCAGCCGGAGGACATCGCGCAGCTCACCCTCGACCTGCTGGCGATGCCGGAGCGCACGCTGCCCAGCCGCATCGAGGTGCGGCCGAGCAGACCGCCGCAGAAGTAA
- a CDS encoding MFS transporter, producing the protein MTDLAPLSPQAQRARQLATTGLILGVFLAALESSVVATAMPSVIADLGGQRLYALPFAVYLLTSTVSSPLWGRASDVVGRRRLYLTGVVLFLLGSALCGLAQSMGWLVGARALQGLGAGAVLPLTLTIIGETYSLAERGRVQAFISGVWGISGLLGPLLGGWLTDTLSWRWTFYASLPFGVAALLIALRHLRETGTPRPARLDWAGAALFTLGSGLTVWGLESRAWAMVGAGLLILLAAVMVERRHPQPLLPMGALRQRTTAIAFAGNLLGGAAYFGVIAYLPLYAQGVGGGSATGAGAILTPMLVGWTLTSILAARLLNRVPLARLSQVGFLVLTGTFAALTFAVHAPLWVTSALGFVVGMGMGFAMLSLLLSAQERAGREELGAVTSGVLFARQMGGALGVALMALLIGPAAILAGGPALAEGLQRAYVLALALVAGGLVLSLRLRAVRPVQAGAAD; encoded by the coding sequence ATGACCGATTTGGCCCCCCTTTCCCCGCAGGCGCAGCGGGCGCGGCAACTGGCGACCACGGGCCTGATCTTGGGTGTCTTTCTGGCAGCGCTGGAGTCCAGCGTGGTGGCGACGGCCATGCCCAGCGTGATCGCGGACCTGGGAGGCCAGCGGCTCTACGCGCTGCCCTTCGCGGTGTACCTGCTGACGAGCACGGTGTCCAGCCCGCTGTGGGGCCGCGCCTCGGATGTGGTGGGGCGGCGGCGGCTGTACCTGACCGGCGTGGTGCTGTTCTTGCTGGGCAGCGCCCTGTGCGGCCTAGCCCAGAGCATGGGCTGGCTGGTGGGGGCGCGGGCCTTGCAGGGGCTGGGGGCGGGAGCGGTCCTGCCGCTGACCCTGACGATCATCGGGGAGACGTACTCGCTGGCCGAACGCGGTCGGGTGCAGGCCTTTATCAGCGGGGTGTGGGGGATTTCTGGGCTGCTGGGGCCGCTACTGGGCGGGTGGCTGACCGACACGCTCTCGTGGCGCTGGACCTTCTACGCCTCGCTGCCGTTCGGAGTGGCCGCCTTGCTGATCGCCCTGCGACACCTGCGCGAGACGGGGACCCCACGCCCGGCGCGGCTGGACTGGGCAGGGGCGGCGCTGTTCACGCTGGGCAGCGGCCTGACGGTGTGGGGGCTGGAATCACGGGCGTGGGCGATGGTGGGGGCGGGCCTGCTGATTTTGCTGGCGGCCGTGATGGTGGAGCGGCGCCACCCCCAGCCCCTGCTGCCGATGGGGGCGCTGCGCCAGCGCACGACCGCCATCGCCTTCGCGGGGAATCTGCTGGGCGGCGCGGCTTACTTCGGCGTGATCGCCTACCTCCCGCTCTACGCGCAGGGGGTGGGCGGCGGAAGTGCGACGGGCGCGGGGGCCATCCTCACGCCCATGCTGGTGGGCTGGACGCTGACGAGCATCCTCGCGGCGCGGCTGCTGAACAGGGTGCCCCTCGCGCGGCTCTCGCAGGTGGGGTTTTTGGTGCTGACAGGCACCTTTGCGGCGCTCACCTTCGCCGTCCACGCGCCGCTGTGGGTCACCTCGGCCCTGGGGTTCGTGGTGGGGATGGGGATGGGCTTCGCCATGCTGAGCCTGCTGCTCTCGGCGCAGGAGCGGGCGGGGCGCGAAGAACTGGGCGCGGTGACGAGCGGTGTGCTGTTCGCCCGGCAGATGGGCGGGGCGCTGGGGGTGGCGCTGATGGCCCTCTTGATCGGCCCCGCCGCGATTCTGGCAGGCGGCCCGGCGCTGGCCGAGGGCTTGCAGCGGGCCTACGTGTTGGCGCTCGCACTGGTGGCGGGTGGGCTGGTGCTGAGCCTGCGCCTGCGGGCGGTGCGGCCCGTGCAGGCGGGAGCGGCGGATTGA
- the recQ gene encoding DNA helicase RecQ translates to MTAAPTTTDQQALDILKRVWGYDAFRGVQADIVRTVAGGGHALVLMPTGGGKSLCYQVPSLLRPGVGIVVSPLIALMKDQVDTLRQLGVRAAFLNSTLSPEGVREVEAALLAGELDLLYVAPERLLLPRTLDLLERAPVALFAIDEAHCVSQWGHDFRPEYGQLGVLPERFPQIPRLALTATADDRTRADILRVLGLHGAPQFISSFDRPNIQYRVAAKEGPKSQLLDFIRTEHPGDAGIVYCLSRKSVEETAKWLQAQGVDAVPYHAGLSPRERNGAQERFLNEEGLIVVATVAFGMGIDKPNVRFVAHLDLPKSLEGYYQETGRAGRDGLPSTAWMVYGLADVVNVRRMLAQSAAPEDVRRVEAAKLDALLTYCEAATCRRQVLLSYFGETLPEPCGNCDVCLAPPRVRDATREAQMALSAAIRTGNRFGAAHLTDVLLGRDTEKVRAMGHHTLPTFGVGRAHDEKTWRGLLRQLVSLGYLAAGEHHGLSATAKARPLLRGEETLHLREDTLAPRPTRDRSTRPGRAPVDAQDSPLFEALRAWRLQKAREQGVPPYVIFTDATLKTIAELRPGSLHTLGTVSGVGQRKLAEYGEEVLGVVRRQSGGQRPASSRQPGEAERGAAENAAVLGVLRGSLPPSAPSAPPVRPRPEAPASSRPDALFPHATGDTPHAPRNPEVAEALRELRRELARETGHSAFVIFPNATLDALAARQPRTLAELEGVPGLGPRRIEAYGERIVDAVLTGLDE, encoded by the coding sequence ATGACGGCGGCGCCGACCACCACCGACCAGCAGGCCCTGGACATTCTCAAGCGCGTCTGGGGCTACGACGCCTTCCGGGGCGTGCAGGCCGACATCGTGCGGACGGTGGCGGGCGGGGGCCACGCGCTCGTGCTGATGCCCACGGGCGGCGGCAAGAGCCTGTGCTACCAGGTGCCCTCGCTGCTGCGGCCCGGTGTGGGGATCGTCGTCTCGCCCCTGATCGCGCTGATGAAAGACCAGGTGGACACGCTGCGGCAGCTCGGGGTGCGGGCGGCCTTCCTGAACTCCACCCTTAGCCCAGAGGGGGTGCGGGAGGTGGAGGCGGCGCTGCTCGCGGGCGAGTTGGATCTGCTGTACGTCGCTCCCGAGCGCCTCTTGCTGCCCCGCACGCTGGATCTCCTCGAACGCGCCCCGGTCGCCCTCTTCGCCATTGATGAGGCGCACTGCGTCTCGCAATGGGGGCACGACTTCCGGCCCGAATACGGGCAACTGGGCGTGCTGCCCGAACGTTTTCCCCAGATTCCCCGCCTCGCCCTGACCGCCACCGCTGACGACCGCACGCGGGCCGACATTCTGCGGGTGCTGGGGCTGCACGGAGCGCCGCAGTTCATCTCCTCCTTCGACCGCCCCAACATCCAGTACCGGGTGGCGGCCAAGGAGGGACCGAAGTCGCAACTCCTCGACTTCATCCGCACCGAACATCCGGGCGACGCGGGCATCGTCTATTGCCTGTCGCGCAAGTCGGTGGAGGAGACCGCGAAGTGGCTTCAGGCGCAGGGGGTCGACGCGGTGCCCTACCATGCGGGCCTCTCGCCGCGTGAGCGCAATGGGGCGCAGGAACGCTTCCTGAACGAGGAGGGCCTGATCGTGGTGGCGACCGTCGCCTTCGGCATGGGCATCGACAAGCCCAACGTGCGCTTCGTGGCGCACCTCGACCTCCCCAAGAGTCTGGAGGGCTACTACCAGGAGACGGGCCGCGCCGGGCGCGACGGCCTGCCGAGTACGGCCTGGATGGTCTACGGGCTGGCCGACGTGGTCAACGTGCGGCGGATGCTCGCGCAGAGTGCGGCCCCGGAAGACGTGCGCCGGGTGGAGGCTGCCAAGCTCGACGCCCTGCTGACCTACTGCGAGGCCGCGACCTGCCGCCGTCAGGTGCTGCTCTCGTATTTCGGGGAAACGCTGCCGGAGCCGTGCGGCAATTGCGACGTGTGCCTCGCCCCCCCGCGTGTGCGCGACGCCACGCGCGAGGCGCAGATGGCGCTCTCGGCGGCGATCCGCACCGGCAACCGCTTCGGGGCCGCCCACCTTACCGACGTGCTGTTGGGGCGCGACACTGAGAAGGTGCGGGCGATGGGGCACCATACGCTGCCCACCTTCGGGGTGGGGCGGGCGCACGATGAGAAGACATGGCGCGGGCTGCTGCGCCAGCTTGTCAGCCTGGGCTACCTCGCGGCAGGCGAGCACCACGGCCTGAGCGCGACCGCCAAGGCCCGCCCGCTTCTGCGCGGCGAAGAGACGTTGCACCTGCGGGAAGACACCCTGGCCCCCCGCCCGACCCGCGACCGCTCCACCCGGCCCGGCCGCGCCCCGGTAGACGCGCAGGACAGCCCCCTCTTCGAGGCGCTGCGGGCGTGGCGACTCCAAAAGGCCCGCGAGCAGGGCGTGCCCCCCTACGTGATCTTTACCGACGCGACCCTGAAGACCATCGCCGAACTGCGCCCCGGCAGCCTGCACACCCTGGGCACGGTGAGCGGCGTGGGCCAGCGCAAGCTCGCGGAGTACGGGGAGGAGGTGCTGGGGGTGGTGCGGAGGCAGTCGGGCGGCCAGCGGCCAGCTTCCAGCCGCCAGCCGGGTGAAGCCGAGCGGGGCGCAGCCGAGAATGCGGCGGTGTTGGGTGTGTTGCGCGGAAGCCTTCCGCCCTCCGCCCCCAGCGCCCCGCCCGTCCGCCCCCGCCCGGAAGCACCGGCCTCATCGCGCCCCGACGCGCTGTTTCCGCACGCCACGGGCGACACGCCACACGCTCCCCGTAACCCCGAGGTCGCCGAGGCCCTGCGCGAACTGCGCCGCGAACTTGCCCGCGAGACGGGGCACAGCGCCTTCGTGATCTTCCCGAACGCCACCCTGGACGCCCTCGCGGCCCGGCAACCGCGCACGCTGGCCGAGTTGGAAGGGGTGCCGGGGCTGGGGCCGAGGCGCATCGAGGCTTACGGGGAGCGGATCGTGGACGCGGTGCTGACGGGGTTGGACGAATAG
- a CDS encoding PIG-L deacetylase family protein has product MTANPQPTLLAVFAHPDDEAFSVGGTLTHYARRGVRVVLACATRGEAGKITVPGMTVDDLGQQREQELREACRALEIGEPVFLDYHDSGRYERTRHDDPLALMNVNPLDVEVGLRALIKEVQPQVIVTFDPHGGYGHVDHLQIHRATTAAFFSTGHLPGGGPQRLYYTAMTHEAAAGIARMGQDLDPLVYGVSPDTVAVRMNVAAYAENKKAALAAHGTQTGAESLLGRMTPEEREAMETRMLGTEGFSIGGTRTPIARYPLRGLFDGVPGGEGVDGE; this is encoded by the coding sequence ATGACTGCCAACCCCCAGCCCACCCTGCTCGCCGTGTTCGCCCACCCCGACGACGAGGCCTTCAGCGTCGGCGGCACGCTGACCCACTACGCCCGCCGGGGGGTGCGGGTGGTCCTGGCCTGCGCCACGCGGGGCGAGGCGGGCAAGATCACGGTGCCGGGCATGACGGTGGACGACCTCGGGCAGCAGCGCGAGCAGGAGTTGCGCGAGGCGTGCCGGGCGCTGGAGATCGGGGAGCCGGTTTTTCTCGACTATCACGACTCCGGCCGCTACGAGCGCACCCGCCATGACGATCCGCTTGCCTTGATGAACGTGAACCCGCTCGACGTGGAGGTGGGGCTGCGGGCGCTGATCAAGGAGGTACAGCCGCAAGTGATCGTCACCTTCGACCCGCACGGCGGCTACGGGCACGTCGACCACCTCCAGATTCACCGGGCGACGACCGCCGCCTTTTTCAGCACCGGGCACCTGCCCGGCGGCGGGCCGCAGCGGCTGTACTACACCGCCATGACCCACGAGGCGGCGGCCGGAATCGCCCGGATGGGCCAGGACCTCGACCCGCTGGTCTACGGCGTCTCACCGGACACAGTCGCAGTGCGGATGAACGTGGCCGCCTACGCGGAGAACAAGAAAGCAGCCCTCGCCGCCCACGGCACCCAGACGGGCGCCGAGAGCCTGCTGGGCCGCATGACGCCGGAGGAACGCGAGGCTATGGAAACCCGGATGCTGGGCACCGAGGGCTTCAGCATCGGCGGCACACGCACGCCGATCGCCCGCTACCCGCTGCGGGGGCTGTTCGACGGGGTGCCGGGGGGCGAGGGCGTGGACGGGGAGTAG
- a CDS encoding roadblock/LC7 domain-containing protein, whose product MISELLEVRGVRHVALLDAAGKVVTSAGAGADISVVPPARAVVGSLKAALGTGEWQDLLLDFGDGPVLLTPHGDGVLLTAFDEVASLGRVRFAVGRLLG is encoded by the coding sequence ATGATCTCCGAACTGCTGGAGGTGCGCGGCGTCCGGCACGTCGCCCTGCTGGACGCGGCGGGCAAGGTCGTCACCAGCGCGGGTGCGGGGGCCGACATCAGCGTGGTGCCGCCCGCCCGCGCCGTCGTGGGCAGCCTCAAGGCCGCGCTGGGCACGGGCGAGTGGCAGGACCTGCTCCTCGACTTCGGGGACGGCCCGGTCCTGCTGACCCCCCACGGCGACGGGGTCTTGCTGACCGCCTTCGACGAGGTCGCCAGCCTGGGCCGGGTGCGCTTCGCGGTGGGGCGGCTGCTGGGGTAG
- a CDS encoding roadblock/LC7 domain-containing protein, with translation MSARFDALRPLPGVVAAALVGPDGLPIELLGEGSDALAAELAALRVSLDRVCRRLGAGEVTRLAFTSERVEVVAVTSGDFILGVAQTRGTDTRAAQQLLARLALELTDLPRPEFA, from the coding sequence GTGAGCGCCCGTTTTGATGCCCTGCGGCCCCTGCCCGGCGTGGTGGCCGCTGCCCTGGTCGGCCCCGACGGGCTGCCGATCGAACTGCTGGGCGAGGGCAGCGACGCCCTGGCCGCCGAACTTGCGGCCCTGCGCGTCAGCCTCGACCGGGTGTGCCGCCGCCTCGGCGCGGGGGAAGTGACCCGGCTGGCCTTTACCAGCGAGCGCGTGGAGGTGGTCGCGGTCACCAGCGGCGACTTCATCCTGGGCGTGGCCCAGACGCGCGGCACCGACACCCGCGCCGCGCAGCAGCTCCTCGCCCGGCTGGCCCTGGAGCTGACCGATCTGCCCCGGCCGGAGTTCGCATGA
- a CDS encoding roadblock/LC7 domain-containing protein yields the protein MLSHLTQLVADVDGAWAAAIGGLDGLLVEGHAAANTDLNLLVAEHAGLMRASGAAYGDTLNGGNVRELYLRGERLSVYLHPITSAFFLLLALDARSNLGQARLYGRAAAHRLEALL from the coding sequence ATGCTGTCACATCTCACACAACTGGTCGCGGACGTGGACGGAGCCTGGGCGGCGGCCATCGGCGGGCTGGACGGGCTGCTGGTGGAGGGCCACGCGGCGGCGAACACCGACCTTAACCTGCTGGTGGCCGAGCACGCGGGGCTGATGCGGGCCTCGGGCGCGGCCTACGGCGACACCCTGAACGGCGGCAACGTGCGCGAGCTGTATCTGCGCGGCGAGCGCCTGAGCGTCTACCTGCACCCCATCACCTCCGCTTTCTTCCTGCTGCTGGCGCTGGACGCCCGCAGCAACCTGGGGCAGGCCCGGCTGTACGGCCGCGCCGCCGCGCACCGTCTGGAGGCCCTGCTGTGA